TCCGCGTCGGCCATCATTGCGCCCAGCCGCTGATGGACCGGCTGGGCGTGCCGTCGACCGCGCGGGCCAGCTTCGGCCTCTACAACACCCGCGACGAGGTGGACCGGCTGGTCCGCTCCCTCGACGACGTCCGCACCATCTTTGCGTGAGCGCCAGCATGGAGCCCAGTGCCATGAACGCCCCTTTCGGATACCCGGACGATTTCGGCTTCGGCCAGCCCTCCATGGAGGAGCTGAAAGAGCTTTGCGCCCGCCGCGGCCAGCCGCTGCCAGAGGGCCAGGCGGTCGCCACCGGCGACGAGGCCATAGAGGCACTGCGCACGGTCTACGACCCGGAAATTCCGGTGAACATTTTCGACCTGGGCCTGATCTACGAGTTGGACATCCACAAGGATGGCTCGGCCCGGGTGGTGATGACCCTGACCGCGCCCGGCTGCCCCGTCGCCGGCGAGATGCCGGAAATGGTGGCCGACGCGCTCGACCAGGTGCCCGGCATTGGCGAGATCGAGGTGACGCTCACCTTCGAGCCGCCCTGGACACCGGAAATGATGAGCGAAGACGCCCGCTTGGCGTTAGGCTTTTAAGAGAGCAAGAGGAGACAGACTGTCATGGAACGTCCCCCCGTCGTCACCCTGACCGATGCCGCCGCCGACCGCGTGAAGGCACTGGTCGCCAAGTCCGACCAGCCCGTGCAGGGCCTGCGCATCGGCATCAAGACCCGCGGCTGCTCCGGCCTCAGCTATTCCGTGGAATACGCCGACGAGCCGAAACGGTTCGAGGAAGTGGTGGAGCAGAAGGGCGTGAAGTTGTTCATCGACCCGACCGCCGTCATGTTCATTCTCGGCTCGGAGGTGGACTACAAGGAAGACCGCTTCTCCAGCGGCTTCACCTTCACCAACCCGAACGAAAAGGGCCGCTGCGGCTGCGGCGAGAGCTTCCACGTCTGACGCCGCCGCCGGGGCGCCCAACCGATCGGAGATCCCGGCCCTCCAACCGCCTTGCAGGCGGCCTGCGGCCGGGAAAGCTGCGATGCCACAGGCGAACCGGCGGGTTCTCACCACGCCCCACGCCGCCGGATTTCCCGGACACAACGACGCCGCCCCAGCTTTCCCGGACGCGGCAGGGCCGCGATCCGGGACCTCTCAACCGAGCCGGCACCCCAACCGAGCGACCGGCGCCCAACCGACCGGAGATCCCGGCCCTCCGACCGCCTGGCGGCGGCCTGCGGCCGGGAAAGCCGGAGTGCGGAGAGCCGCCGCTACAGCAGCGGCGCCACCGCCAGGCTGAACAGGATCGCACCGCCGAAGGCGCTGCCCAGATAGAGCGCGAACACCGACGGCCGTGCCAGCGCCCACACCGCAATCCCCGCCGGGATGCAGGTGATGCCGCCCGCCACCAGGAAGGCCATGCCGGCGCCGGCGCTCATGCCCTGCTCCATCAGGCCGCTCACCAGCGGCAGGGCCGCATAGCCGTTCAGATAGGCCGGGATGCCCACCACCGCCGCCAGCGGGATCGCATACCAACTGTCGCTGCCCAGCACGCTCGCCACCGTCTCCTGCGGCAGGTAGGCCAGCATCATCGCCTCCAACGCGAAGGCCAGGGCCAGCCACTGGCCGAGGAACAACAGATTGTCCCGGGCGCTCTCCGCGAAGGTGCGGCGGCGGGCGGTGTCGGTCCAGAATGTCCAGGCGACGGCGCGCTTCGGCTCGCTGCCGCAACAGCTATCGCCGCCCGGGTCGGGCGCGTGATCGTGCGCCGCCGGCGCCGTCGAGCCGCAACAACCGCCGCCGCGGGCGCGCAACGGGTTGGTCAGCAGGCCGGTGCGGCCCAGCCCCATGGTGGCATAGCCGCCGGCCGCGCCGATCCCGGCCGCGATCAGGGCTTTGATCACCGCAAACTTCCAGCCGAGAATGCCGGCGGTCATGGCGAACATGGTCGGGTCCATCAGCGGCGAGGCCAGCCAGAACGCCATCACCGCCGACAGCGGCACCCCCATGGCCAGCAGCCCGGCAATCACCGGGATCACACCGCACGAGCAGAAGGGCGATAGCGCCCCGAACAGGGCCGCCACCAGCACCATCCGCCCTTCCCGGCCCTCGAACGCCCTGGCGATCAGGGTGTCGGCGCCGCTGGCCTTGCTGTAGGCGGCGAACGCCACCGCCAGCAACAGAAAGGGCAAGGTCTCGCCGAACGATCCGACGACGCTTTCGATGCGCGCCGGCAGGGCGCCGGCATCGACGACGGCCTGGGCCGCCAGCACGACGATCAGGCCGAGCCAACCATGGCCGATCCCTTTCAGGCGGGTTCCGACCTGGGTCAAGGCGGGGGCGAAACTGGTCATGGGGAACCTCCGGTCCGGCCACTGGGGCCGTGTCGCGTGGAACGGGAGTCCGTCAAGCCGCGTCCTCGTCGGCGTCGGGCAGAGCGTGACTGTGCGGCGCCAGGGTGCAGCATTCGGCGGTGAGAAATTCCAGCAGCGCGTGCATGCTGGCAAATGCCGCGGCGCTGTAATTCTGCCGCCCCTTGCGGGTCTGCGTGACCAGCCCGCACCGGGCCAGCGTCGCCAGATGATGCGAAAGGGTCGAGGCCGGCACGCCGGTCCGGGCCTGGACCTCGCCGAACGGCAGCCCCTCCTCGCCGGCTTTCACCAGCAGGCGAAACACCTCCAGCCGGGTCGGCTGGCCGAGGGCTTCCAGACATTGGGCGGCGGAAATGGTATCCATGCGCCCATCCTATTGCAGGCCCGCGCCGCTTGCAACCATTCTTCTAGAGAAATAGAACAATGAGCATCCCTGCCATTCCCGACACCCCTGCCCGGCCCCCTGCGCCCATCCGCATCACCCGCGGCTACGCGCCCGGCGCCCTCGGCCGGGTGGTGGAGTTGCACGGGCTGTATTACAGCCGCGCCTGGGGCTTCGGCCCGCAGTTCGAGGCAGAGGTGGCGACGGAGCTGGCGGAGTTCCTCGGCCGCTACGACCCGGCCCGGGACGGGTTCTGGCTCGCCTGGCAGGACGGGCGCATCATGGCCTCGGTGACGCTCGACCACCGGCCGGTCGATGGCGAGACCGGCGCCCGGGTGCGCTGGTTCGTGGCGGACGCGGCCGCCCGAGGCACCGGCGTCGGCGGCCGGCTGTTCGACGCGCTGCTGGCCTTCGCCGCCGCCACGGGCCAGACCGGCCTCTATCTCTGGACCTTCGAGGGGCTGACCGCGGCGCGCCGGCTCTACGACCGGGCCGGCTTCCGGCTCACGGCAAGCGAGGCCTTTGCCGACTGGGGGCCGACCGTCACGGCGCAGCGCATGCAGCGGGGGCCGTAGCGTCCGCCGAACCGGTGCGATCCCTGCCTGGGCCCTGCTGCCGCTCCCCGGCAAAAGCGCGTGCGCGGCGGCGCCATACCGTTATAGTGACGGGCTGTTGACAAGCACCCACTGACGGGAGACGCCCCATGAAAGACGCCTTTATCTGCGACGCCATTCGCACGCCCATCGGCCGCTATGCCGGCTCGCTGGCCGCCGTCCGCACCGACGACCTGGGCGCGGCCCCGATCAAGGCGCTGATGGAGCGCAATGGCAGCGTCGACTGGACCAAGATCGACGACATCGCCTATGGCTGCGCCAACCAGGCGGGCGAGGACAACCGCAATGTCGGCCGCATGGCGGCCCTGCTGGCCGGCCTGCCGGACTCGGCGCCTGCGAACACCATCAACCGCCTCTGCGGCTCCGGCATGGACGCCATCGGCTCGGTCGCCCGCGCGATCAAGACCGGCGAGGCCGACCTCTGCATCGGCGGTGGCGTCGAGAGCATGAGCCGCGCGCCCTTCGTCATGGGCAAGGCCGACTCGGCCTTCAGCCGCGCCGCCAAGATGGAAGACACCACCATCGGCTGGCGCTTCGTCAACCCGATGATGAAGGCCCAGTACGGCATCGACAGCATGCCCGAGACCGGCGAGAACGTGGCCGAGGAATTCCAGGTCTCGCGCCAGGACCAGGACGCCATGGCCTATCGCTCGCAGATGAATGCGGTGGCCGCGCAGCAGAACGGCCGGCTGGCGAAGGAGATCGTCCCGGTCTCGATCAAGCAGCGCAAGGGCGACCCGATCGTGGTCGACACCGACGAGCACCCGCGCGCCGGCACCACCCTGGAGGGCCTGGCCAAGCTGCCGACGCCGTTCCGCAATCCCGGCACCGTGACCGCGGGCAACGCCTCCGGCGTCAATGACGGCGCCTGCGCCGCGCTGCTCGCCTCGGCGGAAGGCGTGGAGAAGCACGGCCTGACGCCGCGCGCGCGCGTTCTGGGCATGGCCACCGCCGGCGTGCCGCCGCGGATCATGGGCATCGGCCCGGCCCCGGCCTCGCAGAAGCTGCTGGAGCGGCTCGGCCTCTCCATCAACGACATGGACGTGATCGAGCTGAACGAGGCGTTCGCGGCCCAGGGCCTGGCCGTGCTGCGCCAGTTGGGCGTGGCCGACGACGACAGCCGCGTCAACCCGAATGGCGGCGCCATCGCGCTCGGCCATCCGCTGGGCATGTCCGGCGCGCGCCTGATCACCACGGCCATGTACGAACTGGAAGAGCGCCAGGGCCGCTATGCCCTTTGCACCATGTGCATCGGCGTCGGCCAGGGCATCGCCACCGTGATCGAGCGCGTGCGCTAACCGCCCCCTCTGAGCTTTCCCGGACGCGGCCACGCCGCATGAGCTTTCCCGGACGCGGCAACGCCGCGATCCGGGACCTCCCGCCGCGCCTACTCCGCCGCCATCGCCTGTGGCAGGACCCGGCCGCCATGGCGGAGCAACTGGCCGGAATGCGTGCCGGTCTGCTGGTCGTCCCGGATGGTGACCTCGCCATTCACCAGCACATAGCGATAGCCGCTGGCCTTCTGCACCCGGCGCCACTCGCCGCCCGGCAGGTCGTGGGCGATTTCGCCCGGCAGCACTTTCAGGTTCTGGTAGTCGTAGCAGACGATATCCGCCGGCGCCCCCACCTGCAGCACGCCGCGGCCGTGGAAGCCCGCGAACTGCGCCGGCAGCGCCGCGAGACGCCAGTGCGCCTCCTCCAGCGAGATCATGCCGTGCTCGCGCACGATCTTGCACAGCGTCTCGGTCGGATAGCGGCCGGCGGTCAGGAATTTGGTGTGGGCGCCGCCGTCGGAGACGCCGAACAGCACATAGGGGTCGTCGACGA
The DNA window shown above is from Alphaproteobacteria bacterium and carries:
- a CDS encoding DUF59 domain-containing protein; the protein is MEPSAMNAPFGYPDDFGFGQPSMEELKELCARRGQPLPEGQAVATGDEAIEALRTVYDPEIPVNIFDLGLIYELDIHKDGSARVVMTLTAPGCPVAGEMPEMVADALDQVPGIGEIEVTLTFEPPWTPEMMSEDARLALGF
- a CDS encoding iron-sulfur cluster assembly accessory protein, which produces MERPPVVTLTDAAADRVKALVAKSDQPVQGLRIGIKTRGCSGLSYSVEYADEPKRFEEVVEQKGVKLFIDPTAVMFILGSEVDYKEDRFSSGFTFTNPNEKGRCGCGESFHV
- a CDS encoding permease, with amino-acid sequence MTSFAPALTQVGTRLKGIGHGWLGLIVVLAAQAVVDAGALPARIESVVGSFGETLPFLLLAVAFAAYSKASGADTLIARAFEGREGRMVLVAALFGALSPFCSCGVIPVIAGLLAMGVPLSAVMAFWLASPLMDPTMFAMTAGILGWKFAVIKALIAAGIGAAGGYATMGLGRTGLLTNPLRARGGGCCGSTAPAAHDHAPDPGGDSCCGSEPKRAVAWTFWTDTARRRTFAESARDNLLFLGQWLALAFALEAMMLAYLPQETVASVLGSDSWYAIPLAAVVGIPAYLNGYAALPLVSGLMEQGMSAGAGMAFLVAGGITCIPAGIAVWALARPSVFALYLGSAFGGAILFSLAVAPLL
- a CDS encoding winged helix-turn-helix transcriptional regulator, producing the protein MDTISAAQCLEALGQPTRLEVFRLLVKAGEEGLPFGEVQARTGVPASTLSHHLATLARCGLVTQTRKGRQNYSAAAFASMHALLEFLTAECCTLAPHSHALPDADEDAA
- a CDS encoding GNAT family N-acetyltransferase, whose protein sequence is MSIPAIPDTPARPPAPIRITRGYAPGALGRVVELHGLYYSRAWGFGPQFEAEVATELAEFLGRYDPARDGFWLAWQDGRIMASVTLDHRPVDGETGARVRWFVADAAARGTGVGGRLFDALLAFAAATGQTGLYLWTFEGLTAARRLYDRAGFRLTASEAFADWGPTVTAQRMQRGP
- the pcaF gene encoding 3-oxoadipyl-CoA thiolase, which encodes MKDAFICDAIRTPIGRYAGSLAAVRTDDLGAAPIKALMERNGSVDWTKIDDIAYGCANQAGEDNRNVGRMAALLAGLPDSAPANTINRLCGSGMDAIGSVARAIKTGEADLCIGGGVESMSRAPFVMGKADSAFSRAAKMEDTTIGWRFVNPMMKAQYGIDSMPETGENVAEEFQVSRQDQDAMAYRSQMNAVAAQQNGRLAKEIVPVSIKQRKGDPIVVDTDEHPRAGTTLEGLAKLPTPFRNPGTVTAGNASGVNDGACAALLASAEGVEKHGLTPRARVLGMATAGVPPRIMGIGPAPASQKLLERLGLSINDMDVIELNEAFAAQGLAVLRQLGVADDDSRVNPNGGAIALGHPLGMSGARLITTAMYELEERQGRYALCTMCIGVGQGIATVIERVR